From the genome of Salvelinus fontinalis isolate EN_2023a unplaced genomic scaffold, ASM2944872v1 scaffold_1255, whole genome shotgun sequence:
CCATAACTAGCTAGCTTGACCGGCGTTGTCATTTCAAGGGGGTAAACTCGGCTAACCTAGCGCAACTGTCATTAACGTTAGTTGTAAATACTGTAaagaaacaggcagggagcaggtctcgaaccctcgaccttctagcccgaagtccagcgcgctatcgactgtgccgcaaaagcatgctcgtgcagatttccgcgcttataaacccagggtcgttactcTGCCAATGCATATTAACCTAAGCTTGCTTAGTTGTAGCCCAAGCGAAGTCTCAGCCTGTGTTGGCTACTGCCTGACTAGTTGCCAAATTCTGGAACTATAATAACTGTGTTTTTGTAGTAACTACATTAGTAGCTTGCACCATGTAAACAAGCTTTTGGCCTATATATTTTCTTGAACCCAAAGGCAAAGCTACACAAGGGCCCATAGCTAATCCAAACTTGTGAACATTGACTAACTAACTACATGACAACTTGCCAATTGATCTGGCAGTCTTCTTAGttaattaactagctagctacacacaataatagaGATGTGAGCTTAATTGTAATCAACTACTATAGTTACTTACTAAACTGACCATTAATATAGCACACTTCTGTGTTGGTTTAGGAAGCAAATTGCAAGATGGATTATAGGCCTGGTTAGCTATAAAGCTAGCTATTGTTGACATAAAATACTGGCATGTCATTAACCCCTCTGCTTGCAAGTTCTTCTCTTTTTACATCTACCCTATCAAGACAAAAACAATATTCTATTTAGCCTTAATGCTTGGCTTTCCTTTTGGATACTCTGGCTCTGTAAAAAGAGAAGCAGATAAAACAAGGCTTACTTTAGTGATGTGTATTGTATTCACGCCCTGATTGTGCATGGGGCACATAGGGAGGACGCTGAGGTAATGGGCTGGAATCTTTGGTAGGCGTGAAACAACTGATATTTGAATCATTCCTCTCCACAGTGCTCCTGTGCCGGGGCAAAGCTTTCAGCGATTTCACCGGACCAGACTGTCGGTTTCTGTCATTTAAAAAAGGAGAGACTATATATGTCTACTATAAACTCTCAGGCCAAAGGACAAATATATGTGCAGGGAGTGTAAGTATGAGTTACTATTAaattacagtacctgtcaaaagtttggacacacctactcattcaagggttttacttcactattattctacaatgtagaaaatagtaaagacatcaacactttggaaaacacatggaatcatgtagcaaccaaaaaagtgttaaacaaatcaaatatattttagattcttcaaagtagccacccattgtcttgatgactgctttgcacagacttggcattctgtcaaccagcttcatgaggtagtcacctggaatgcatttcaattaacaggtgtgccttattaaaatgttatttgtggaatttatttccttcttaatgcgtttgagccagttgtgttgtgacaacagttcagtcgcaaaaaccatcaagcgctatgatgaaactggctcttatgaggactgccacacgaaaggaagacccagcgctACCTCTGCTgtgagttaactgcacctcatattgaagcccaaataaatgcttcacagagttcaagtaacagacatagcccaacatcaactgatcagaggagactgcgtgaatcaggccttcattgttgaattgctgcaaagaaaccgctACTGAAGGACcctaataagaagaagagacttgcttgggcctagacacacgagcaatggacattagactggtggaaatctgtcctttgatctgatgagtacaaatttgagagttttggttccaaccttcGTGTCTttctgagatgcagagtaggtgaacgaattaTCTCCGCAtgggtggttcccaccgtgaagcatggaagaggtgtgggggtgctttgctggtgacactgtctgtgatttatttagaattcaaggctcaCTTAACTGggattctgcagtgatatgccatcccatgtggtttgtgcttagtgggacaattatttgtttttcagcaggacaatgacccaacacacctccaggctgtgtaagggctttttgaccacattcacccgacctcaacccaattgagatggtttgggatgaattggaccacagagtgaaggaaaagcagccatcaacagctcaacatatgtgggaactccttcaagactgttggaaaagcattcctgtttcaacaacacaacatgcattttgctacacccgcaattacatctgctaaatacgtgtatgtgaccaataaaattggatttgatttgggcttctttgaagaatatcaaatatatttagatatttttttgTACACTTTTTagggtttactacatgattccatatgtgttctttcatagttttgatgtcttcactattattctacaatgtagaaaataaagaaaaacccttgaatgagtaggtgtgtccaaactctttactggtactgtatatgataaCATTGCGGTCTAGAAGGAATGTTGAAGCTTTTTCTGTTTTGTTAACATGTTTCATTCTCTGTTTTGTTTCCATTTCTTACAATGGGTTGGTAACCGCTTTGGTTACTTCAATAAGGACCAACTCGTAATCAATCACATATACACTGAAAAAGAAATGGAGATTCCTGCTGAGGTAAGTCAATAAATAGATGTAGGCCTAGTTCACTACTGCCAATGCATCATCGCTTAAAACATTGTCTGGAATGACTGAACTTCTTTCTGAAATAGGTAGTGTGACTCAAAcaatgttttctttttcttttcagGAAACCGACATTGTTTGCTTTGAGACTGGACACGATAAGTTTGACAGTTATGACATTGATTCACTGTTAGGTTCCTCTTTATTGTTAACAGACAAGGAAGAATCTGTGCAAGTAACCACAGAGACTTTGTACCTAAACAAAAGTGCTGAGAGCACCACGGTGGAAGTGGATGAGCCTCCACCTGAAGTGACACTGTTCGAAAATTATAAGATTGATAGGGATGTACCTGAGGACATTGATAAGGTTGTAGAGGTTCCAGATAATGATGATCTGAGACATTTTGAGCCTTTAGAGTCCTCTTTGCCTCAGCCTGAAACTCTTGACACAAAGGGAGTGGAATCTAACACTGTACTTGAGACCACAGCTGAGAGGATCAAAGATTACCTTCAGAAAGATCAGCAGAGGACAGTGCCGTACAGTGTTGTTGAACCAGAGGAAGGTGAGATCAAAGAAACCCCCTCAGAACCTGAATCCAAAGATGATCCTGAGTTAGAAAATGCACCTGATGGTTTTTCAGAAGGCAGATCTATTCCTGAGTTAAACACCACACTAGGAATAACTTTTGATGCTGTCACTTCCAATGATAAGGACACTTGGAAGGTGACTCCATATGACGAGGAAAGTGACAAGACTGAATATCAGCAGGATGAGGAAAGTGATTATCATCTCAGGCAAACTCCATTGCTGGCTTTTCCTGAAGAAAGTTCTAATTTGGAACACGAGAACATTCCAGAATCTGATCAGACAGATGAGGAATACAGTCTATCAGAGGTACCTCATACACAGAAACAGGACTCCAAGGACAATAACCTGTGGTCTGCATTTGGTGATACCGTTTTTAACATTGTCAGTGGTGGGGAAAGAATAGCTTATGTTGCCGGTTCAGAGGAAGATGACGAGGAGGATGATGACGAAGGTGAGATTACACCAGAGGAGCCTCCCAAAATTGAAGAACCCAAGGAGTCATTTGGCTGTTCTACTTCCTCTGAGCTAATCTTTGAGGAACCTGCGGACTCTAATTTCAGTGAGGATGCTGTCAAAGTACCTGATGAGGATTCTCAGACGTTGCAGTTTGAGAATGAATCTGAAGAAGGTGACATCGAACCTTCAACACCTCCTGCTGATGAGGCGAGTCCCTTTGAACACACTGAGGCTTTAGCAGAGAATCTCACAGAAGATGACAGCCCAGTCCCTAAACAGCTCTCACAGACAGACATGCTCTCAGACTTTGATAGTAAAATGAACAAATCAGAGCAGAAACAAGCTGTTGAAGAACTCCCCATACAAAAAGAGGAGTCAATAGATTTCTCACAAGTAGAGAATACATTTAAACAGGGTGGTACAGAGCTTTTCAGACTATTTCGAGAACCATACCAGAAGGTCCCAGATCCAAGTAGAAACACAATGGTGAAAGAGAGCCATCAAGAACtccccatagaggaggaggattcAATACACCTAGAGGGGGAAGAGATTGAGGAAGAGTTGCTAGAGGATGAAAATGCAGTATTATCTTCATCCAAAACTGAGCACACTGATGAAAATGACACAGAAAGTCTATCTGAATTTGGGTCAGAGCAACCCAATAATTATACACAAACCGATGTTGTatccagtgatgtgttggatgtgGTCCAACACGACGAGGCTATTGACATAGAACCTGAGGTGCATGAGACTGAAAATGGTGCTGAAAGCCACACACCCTCACTTAAAGATAAAGTTTTGGATCCCCTTCCAAACAAAGAGGCGGAATACAGTGACAATGTGTTGAGGCCGACACTATTGCGACACCGCTGCAAGGAGGAAGATATGGAGCGCCTCCTAAAGATTCTCGGTCCTCAGAACCTCTTTAGGTTGGAGTTCCTTTTTTTTGACCTGGAGCTGAAGGCTGCCCTGCTGTCCCAGACAAACGCCCGTGAGGACATTGAAAAGGTGCTGGAAGCCATTTTGGAAGCCTCTGAAACCCCAATCCTGGATGAGTTTGAGATGATGCTGGATGCCCATGAGAACGCTGAACAGCAGCAGGATGCTGGTGAGTTTGTTGAGGAAACTTCCATCTTGGAAGACTTCCAGGAATTGGTGTTCACCCTGCGTCAGAAGTACTCAACGGCCAGAAGCAGTGCTCCCATGGCAGTGGGCAGTCAACTACACCCTGACACAGGTAATAATGCTTTTTTTTCAGTTTATGTACAAGTCAGAGTATAGGAGGATTAAAaccttttgttaaataaatatttggAAAGTCTCATACATTGCTAATGACATGATAATAATGCCTGGAGATTTGGTTTGCAGAATAAGCTTTAAGAAATGCCCAAGAAGTACAACAAAGTAAATAGTAATCTGTTGACAGAACAAATACACTTCCTGAGAATGCCAGTTAGATTGCAATGCATGAACATTTACTCACTGTTTGAACCTCTCTGAATGTTTCAAAAGATGGGAATATGTCTGAAAATACCTTGGACATGGGACTTAGCGTAGACATGGATCACCCTCCCTCAGGTAGGTGTTCATTATACTTCCCTACTTTTGAAATTGTGGTTGAGATGTAAACTGTATGCATTAACCTAATTTGCTTGTGCTGTATTTCCAGGATCTCTGGAGTCACCTGCTGTCACTGATTTCCATGAAGATGAGCAGAGTGGTTCATCATTCGTATCAGTGCTAATTTTATCTGGTTGTCTCGTCACTCTGTTTTATGAGTATCTTGGAATACATGGTGTTATGGTAAGTTACTTCATGTATTTCTCTCTTGTGAATAGGCTTTCCTTCCTATTGTAATTGACTAATTGCCTGCATGTAGTGCTTAGGACTCAAGTATTCATACTTATTTTATTATTGCTGGGACAATGCATGTATCATTTTTATTTGGGTGGCGGCATTTGCCATGCTGACAGCGTTACCCAACCCTTCCCCTTTTTTCAACTGGTAGTTGAGTACAGCACCGTTTCCGTTAAATGAAACGTTCCAGAACGTAAAAACGTACTGAATGCAGCTCAGGTTCAGTGATCCTTTCCCATTTTTTAGTTGACTTGTTCGAGTGAGGTGTAGACTGAAGTTAAGTGTCCACAGCCGGTGTTTTGCTTATTTAGTGGGATATAAATGATACCCCCGCTCATTTTACCAGGCTTTGTGCGTTTTGCTTAGAAAGGAATCACGTTCAGAACTCTAAAAGGAGGCTAGTAGACATGTTGTTGGTTTACGCAAACGAGTTGCATTGCAAGTCACAAGCCAAACTAACTAGATAGCCAGCTCAACTGTCAAAGTAACGTACAGTAGCGATGGATTCGGAAGAAACAACCCTTTTACCCACTTTGCCCCTGATGACAGAATCTGATCAACTGTCTGTCTTGTACTGTCTTGTACTTCGATATGTAAGTAGTTGGCTACaatgtagctagctggctagtcaAGTCTTAGGTCGCCACATGGCTGGCTAGCTAGGCTACATTGAAACTGAATCTTGTTGGCAACTTCATTTGCCTGTCCTCTTCCTCATTTAAAAAATGGCTCACTTTCCAGACTAGCAGTATCCGTTCTTCCTATATCTGGGACTCAGATCGAGAGGTGCCTTCAAGTTGTTGAATTTTGCTTTGACAGCTtcccattacatttacatttaagtcatttagcagacgctcttatccagagcgacttacaaattggtgcattcaccttatgacatccagtggaacagccactttacaatagtgcatctagatcttttaaggggggggggcagaaggattgctttatcctaggtattccttgaagaggtggggtttcaggtgtctccggaaggtggtgattgactccgctgtcctggcgtcgtgagggagtttgttccaccattggggtgccagagcagcgaacagttttgactgggctgagcgggaactgtacttcctcagtggtagggaggcgagcaggccagaggtggatgaacgcagtgcccttgtttgggtgtagggcctgatcagagcctgaaggtactgaggtgccgttcccctcacagctccgtaggcaagcaccatggtcttgtagcggatgcgagcttcaactggaagccagtggagagagtggaggagcggggtgacgtgagagaacttgggaaggttgaacaccagacgggctgcggcgttctggatgagttgtaggggtttaatggcacaggcagggagcccagccaacagcgagttgcagtaatccagacgggagatgacaagtgcctggattaggacctgcgccgcttcctgtgtgaggcagggtcgtactctgcggatgttgtagagcatgaacctacaggaacgggccaccgccttgatgttggtggagaacgacagggtgttgtccaggatcacgccaaggttcttagcgctctgggaggaggacacaatggagttgtcaaccgtgatggcgagatcatggaacggacagtccttccccgggaggaagagcagctccgtcttgccgaggttcagcttgaggtggtgatccgtcatccacactgatatgtctgccagacatgcagagatgcgattcgccacctggtcatcagaagggggaaaggagaagattaattgtgtgtcgtctgcatagcaatgataggagagaccatgtgaggttatgacagagccaagtgacttggtgtatagcgagaataggagagggcctagaacagagccctgggggacaccagtggtgagagcgcgtggtgaggagacagattctcgccacgccacctggtaggagcgacctgtcaggtaggacgcaatccaagcgtgggccgcgccggagatgcccaactcggagagggtggagaggaggatctgatggttcacagtatcgaaggcagccgataggtctagaaggatgagagcagaggagagagagttagctttagcagtgcggagcgcctccgtgatacagagaagagcagtctcagttgagtgactagtcttgaaacctgactgatttggatcaagaaggtcattctgagagagatagcaggagagctggccaaggacggcacgttcaagagttttggagagaaaagaaagaagggatactggtctgtagttgttgacatcggagggatcgagtgtaggttttttcagaaggggtgcaactctcgctctcttgaagacggaagggacgtagccagcggtcaaggatgagttgatgagcgaggtgaggtaaggtagaaggtctccggaaatggtctggagaagagaggaggggatagggtcaagcgggcaggttgttgggcggccggccgtcacaagacgcgagatttcatctggagagagaggggagaaagaggtcaaagcacagggttgggcagtgtgagcagaaccagcggtgtcgtttgacttagcaaacgaggatcggatgtcgtcgaccttcttttcaaaatggttgacgaagtcgtctgcagagagggaggaggggggggggggggggaggaggattcaggagggaggagaaggtggcaaagagcttcctagggttagaggcagatgcttggaatttagagtggtagaaagtggctttagcagcagagacagaagaggaaaatgtagagaggagggagtgaaaggatgccaggtccgcagggaggcgagttttcctccatttccgctcggctgcccggagccctgttctgtgagctcgcaatgagtcgtcgagccacggagcgggaggggaggaccgagccggcctggaggataggggacatagagagtcaaaggatgcagaaagggaggagaggagggttgaggaggcagaatcaggagataggttggagaaggtttgggcagagggaagagatgataggatggaagaggagagagtagcgggggagagagagcggaggttgggacggcgcgataccatcagattatgaaattatgaaaacatTCCCCTTACATAACTAACATTCCCCTTACATAACTAACTACATTCCCCTTACATAACTATCACTTGAGGTTACATTCCATAATCTTTTGCACTCTAAATCCACATAGGCCTAAGGTTTGTTAGTTAGATCCACTCTGTGGTGATTAATTTAGCCAATCCCTGAATTTCACTGAGCGACTGCGATGGAAGTTCTTAATTGTGCAAAGGTCCCCATGGTTGGACATTGGTAGGGCCCCAGTCCAATCCAATCCCCATTAATTACATAAGGTCAAGGCAAATCCTCTCTCTATTGATTTTGATCAACAACTAGGTTATAGGCTACGTCTATTTCTAAACCCACCTTGATTTGATCTGAAGATATGCCTCTGCATTGACTGAGAGGGTGCTCAGTGGGATAACCATTAGCCATGCTTGTAAACAGAACACTGGAATGCCTGATGGTTTAGTTCAATGTTTTTAACATCACTTATTTTCTTCTGTCATCTCAGCCCAGCTATTACCCAACTTATCTGCTAAGCCTGACATGTGCTGTAGTAACACTGATTGGACCTGTCTCTCCCCAGATGGTCACCAGCCTGCCAGAGCACTGGAAGCCAGGTCCAGACTTCTACGGCGTGTCCTGTGAACCCGTGCTGGTCACTGCAGGTGCCGGGGTCATCGGCTTCCTCTTCTGGAGGAGCATTCTATCTGTAAGTCGTTGTTGCACAGTTACtgctttcataatttcataatctgATTGCTTTATGTTATTCTATGATGTATTGTATGCTACTGTTGAGGAGGCTGTTTGCTGCCACTTTTCTTTTCCTTCTCACAGGTCAAAGGCAAG
Proteins encoded in this window:
- the LOC129848884 gene encoding LOW QUALITY PROTEIN: transport and Golgi organization protein 1 homolog (The sequence of the model RefSeq protein was modified relative to this genomic sequence to represent the inferred CDS: inserted 2 bases in 1 codon; deleted 1 base in 1 codon), whose amino-acid sequence is MASGSQQSSSSQLTLNVHSTSSPQKEQLLLCRGKAFSDFTGPDCRFLSFKKGETIYVYYKLSGQRTNICAGSDQLVINHIYTEKEMEIPAEETDIVCFETGHDKFDSYDIDSLLGSSLLLTDKEESVQVTTETLYLNKSAESTTVEVDEPPPEVTLFENYKIDRDVPEDIDKVVEVPDNDDLRHFEPLESSLPQPETLDTKGVESNTVLETTAERIKDYLQKDQQRTVPYSVVEPEEGEIKETPSEPESKDDPELENAPDGFSEGRSIPELNTTLGITFDAVTSNDKDTWKVTPYDEESDKTEYQQDEESDYHLRQTPLLAFPEESSNLEHENIPESDQTDEEYSLSEVPHTQKQDSKDNNLWSAFGDTVFNIVSGGERIAYVAGSEEDDEEDDDEGEITPEEPPKIEEPKESFGCSTSSELIFEEPADSNFSEDAVKVPDEDSQTLQFENESEEGDIEPSTPPADEASPFEHTEALAENLTEDDSPVPKQLSQTDMLSDFDSKMNKSEQKQAVEELPIQKEESIDFSQVENTFKQGGTELFRLFREPYQKVPDPSRNTMVKESHQELPIEEEDSIHLEGEEIEEELLEDENAVLSSSKTEHTDENDTESLSEFGSEQPNNYTQTDVVSSDVLDVVQHDEAIDIEPEVHETENGAESHTPSLKDKVLDPLPNKEAEYSDNVLRPTLLRHRCKEEDMERLLKILGPQNLFRLEFLFFDLELKAALLSQTNAREDIEKVLEAILEASETPILDEFEMMLDAHENAEQQQDAGEFVEETSILEDFQELVFTLRQKYSTARSSAPMAVGSQLHPDTDGNMSENTLDMGLSVDMDHPPSGSLESPAVTDFHEDEQSGSSFVSVLILSGCLVTLFYEYLGIHGVMMVTSLPEHWKPGPDFYGVSCEPVLVTAGAGVIGFLFWRSILSVKGKSYLKMVDRMKKLEQEQKEILQKVAELQQQGEELKEKQKLSEKSATLSLEKIQELENIVQEMERQNERLDEENNLHAISFDKERANTAKHEDMMSEMDKTIEKLKRSKKKTQDALSKSTILMDKAKLREDARNVQVQVLEKDFATLEEENLSLHHAAKLWEEKHRETSEQIKVYQESQKDLEDSLLQKDHNVEFFFTRYDIVLSDLLGDLEACDDLKGGVVANGVASNGKSPDTGVQNRHKQMMDVSRNFPQVQTTLSXVEEERDRFMTKLLNEEKSRKELEGLSQQLEFDCITAFSLSTLSTIKNHLENQYKTLQQKNEIMTEMYQQKENALQQKLTKEEFERPNKEDRLTEMDGKALEEEVKVCRQRVKEIQDELKWTEKFYKAQIIEQEQKSHENWVIARAAERALFDEKKETTNIRNLLTDMSSKLKELCRPLFKPTPGMAPMPLRRGPRPHSDPHGRRYSPYHKHPVAARPDTMAPRTSSPSNLGIANSRPQGPGSLLVSPISSPLDSSLRPVISHPSGLCHRPLPGPHHIPPPPPFMPPVYRPVNGHSGMMPPGPPPPNGHPPGPMIPPGHRPPPPGAYGPSSPHNRYLPPPSHYGPVPPPFGPPHTYVHYGPLDHFIPLRHLPPGVAPFPPHVGPKDFPVQPQVPHGHDSSVGPQPGAGPQGQGQDYSSQQATAAPQDSVSSAMAEP